From Passer domesticus isolate bPasDom1 chromosome 5, bPasDom1.hap1, whole genome shotgun sequence, the proteins below share one genomic window:
- the CBY1 gene encoding protein chibby homolog 1 has translation MPLFGNSFSPKKTPPRKWASLSNLHLLDRSTREVELGLEYGTPSMNLAGQSLKFENGHWVSESGGFVGDRRELQRLRKRNQQLEEENNLLRLKVDILLDMLSETTAESHLMEKELEELKQHSRRKK, from the exons ATGCCTCTCTTTGGGAACTCCTTCAGCCCCAAGAAGACCCCCCCCAGGAAATGGGCCTCGCTGTCCAACCTGCACCTG ctggataGATCCACCCGTGAGGTTGAGCTGGGCCTGGAGTACGGCACCCCCTCAATGAACCTCGCTGGCCAGAGCCTGAAGTTCGAAAATGGCCACTGGGTTTCAG AATCAGGAGGCTTCGTGGGGGATCGCAGGGAACTGCAGCGCTTGCGCAAACGAAACCAGCAGCTAGAGGAAGAGAACAACCTACTTCGGCTGAAAGTGGACATCCTGCTGGACATG CTCTCTGAGACCACCGCCGAGTCCCACCTcatggagaaggagctggaggagctgaagcagcacagccGGAGGAAGAAGTGA